The proteins below are encoded in one region of Brassica napus cultivar Da-Ae chromosome A6, Da-Ae, whole genome shotgun sequence:
- the LOC125610055 gene encoding coiled-coil domain-containing protein 22-like isoform X2, with product MEEECGGDIVMSTLMESGVSIPGDFSSVSQFTSEALTSICAQLLNLIDPSAAAASEMKPVVVVDSLPERYMMICTDIAHSVKNLGYMGDISYHKFLHPSQDDSFRLLTFLLERLSNKKQQGLEASPLPPGGDIASMPKVDDTFRDTSDETFDMHLHKVEAVLKDLTMTSEIPQPPNSHAQNASADGSTAAEFFSLRQSSGYEQPSSVDPSESEPNYETVELQNQHNVLLEELESGSSELSSLDSELELLNLAAGMLLLDEKQPGGLYQQVAVKRCNIMDLKKQWDDVRLTLEAKKLCLLDQLHVEEEPEAKDKFHKLKTTELDLQSLSSEIQKREEERCKLQTELERQPKAAPRKSYIHGIKEITKNSRKLDSDIQRISGETRELQLESNSIRERLHRSYAVVDEMVTRELKKDPAMRQVYKLVTSIHGIFEQISEKILMTDRLRREAVDYEKKLGSITSRGMSLEKLQADLDAIRQENQSLEKQLN from the exons ATGGAGGAGGAATGTGGAGGAGATATAGTGATGTCGACGTTGATGGAATCTGGGGTTTCGATCCCTGGAGATTTCTCCTCTGTGTCTCAGTTTACATCGGAGGCTCTGACGTCGATCTGCGCTCAGCTGCTTAATCTGATCGACCCATCGGCGGCGGCGGCGAGTGAGATGAAACCAGTAGTAGTAGTAGATTCTCTTCCGGAAAGGTATATGATGATATGCACCGATATAGCCCACTCCGTGAAGAACCTTGGCTACATGGGCGACATTAGTTATCATAAG TTTCTTCATCCCTCTCAAGATGACTCCTTTAGGTTGCTTACTTTCTTACTTGAGAGGCTTTCCAATAAAAAGCAGCAAGGTCTCGAAgcttctcctcttcctcctgGTGGTGATATAGCTAGCATGCCAAAGGTGGACGACACTTTCAGAGATACTTCAGATGAGACTTTTGATATGCATTTACACAAGGTTGAAGCTGTCCTGAAAGATCTTACCATGACTAGCGAAATCCCTCAGCCACCCAACTCTCATGCTCAAAATGCTTCAGCAGATGGTTCTACCGCTGCTGAATTCTTCTCACTGAGACAGTCATCTGGATATGAACAACCTTCTTCTGTAGACCCGTCTGAGTCAGAG CCAAATTATGAGACTGTTGAGTTACAGAACCAACATAATGTGCTCTTGGAGGAACTTGAATCTGGATCTTCAGAGCTAAGCAGTCTTGACAGTGAGTTGGAGTTGTTGAATTTGGCTGCGGGGATGCTGTTATTGGATGAAAAACAGCCTGGTGGGTTATATCAACAAGTAGCGGTCAAAAGGTGCAATATCATGGATCTGAAAAAACAATG GGACGATGTAAGGCTGACTTTGGAAGCTAAAAAGCTATGTCTTTTGGACCAACTTCATGTGGAGGAGGAGCCAGAGGCTAAAGACAAGTTCCATAAGTTGAAAACGACTGAACTTGATTTACAGTCTCTCTCATCAGAAATTCAAAAGAG GGAAGAGGAACGATGTAAACTACAAACTGAACTTGAGAGGCAGCCAAAAGCAGCGCCACGGAAGTCTTATATCCATGGGATTAAAGAAATAACGAAAAACAGCCGCAAACTGGATAGTGACATTCAGAGGATTTCAGGGGAGACTAGGGAGCTACAATTAGAGAGTAACTCCATCCGAGAACGTTTGCACCGATCATATGCTGTTGTGGATGAGATGGTTACAAG GGAGCTGAAGAAGGATCCAGCCATGCGACAGGTCTACAAGCTAGTGACGAGTATCCACGGTATTTTTGAGCAAATCTCTGAAAAGATCCTCATGACTGATCGGTTAAGAAGAGAAGCAGTTGACTATGAGAAGAAGCTGGGTTCCATCACAAGCCGGGGCATGAGTCTGGAGAAATTACAAGCCGACCTCGATGCCATCAGGCAAGAGAACCAAAGTCTTGAGAAACAACTGAATTAA
- the LOC106438579 gene encoding SEC14 cytosolic factor, which translates to MSMASEEAVKQLRTLMEDVEDESLRESYRNIHQGYPTETLLRFLKARDFNVHKSHKMLLDCLEWRTQNEIDSILTKPIVPVELYRGIRDSQLVGLSGYSKEGLPVIAIGVGLSTYDKASVHYYVQSHIQMNEYRDRVVLPSATKKQGRPICTCLKILDMSGLKLSALSQIKLMTTITTIDDLNYPEKTETYYIVNVPYIFSACWKTIKPLLQERTKKKIQVLKGCGKDELLKVMDYESLPHFCRREGSGSGRHISNGAEDNCFSLDHSFHQELYSYVKQQALVKGPSNAPIRHGSVHVRFPEPATEGTKIFDTLESEFQKLGCDQKV; encoded by the exons atgagcATGGCTAGTGAGGAAGCAGTCAAGCAATTACGTACTTTGATGGAAGATG TTGAAGATGAATCACTGAGAGAGTCGTATCGG AACATACATCAAGGGTATCCCACAGAGACTTTGTTGCGCTTTCTTAAAGCCAGAGATTTTAATGTCCACAAATCTCACAAAATG TTGCTTGACTGCTTGGAATGGAGGACTCAAAACGAGATTGACAGCATACTCACC AAGCCAATTGTTCCTGTTGAGTTGTACAGAGGAATCAGAGACTCCCAGCTTGTCGGTCTCTCTGGTTATTCAAAGGAG GGTCTCCCTGTCATTGCCATTGGTGTGGGGCTTAGCACATATGACAAAGCCTCT GTTCACTACTATGTacagtctcacattcaaatgaATGAGTACCGTGATCGTGTCGTTTTG CCATCTGCTACAAAGAAACAGGGACGACCTATCTGCacttgtttgaaaattttggatatgtctGGATTAAAGCTTTCAGCTCTAAGTCAAATTAAG TTAATGACTACTATAACCACAATAGACGATTTAAACTACCCAGAGAAGACAGAGACGTATTATATAGTCAATGTCCCCTACATATTTTCTGCTTGCTGGAAAACCATAAAGCCTCTGCTGCAAGAGAGGACaaagaagaagattcaagttCTCAAAGGCTGCGGTAAAGATGAGTTGCTTAAG GTAATGGACTATGAGTCTCTGCCACATTTCTGTAGAAGGGAAGGGTCTGGCTCTGGTAGGCATATCTCAAATGGAGCAGAAGACAACTGCTTCTCTTTGGATCACTCTTTCCACCAAGAGCTCTACAGCTATGTGAAGCAACAGGCTCTGGTTAAAGGGCCGTCGAATGCACCCATCAGACATGGTTCGGTTCACGTAAGGTTCCCTGAGCCAGCTACGGAAGGCACCAAGATATTCGATACCTTAGAATCTGAGTTCCAGAAGCTTGGATGTGACCAGAAGGTCTGA
- the LOC125610055 gene encoding coiled-coil domain-containing protein 22-like isoform X1 translates to MEEECGGDIVMSTLMESGVSIPGDFSSVSQFTSEALTSICAQLLNLIDPSAAAASEMKPVVVVDSLPERYMMICTDIAHSVKNLGYMGDISYHKFLHPSQDDSFRLLTFLLERLSNKKQQGLEASPLPPGGDIASMPKVDDTFRDTSDETFDMHLHKVEAVLKDLTMTSEIPQPPNSHAQNASADGSTAAEFFSLRQSSGYEQPSSVDPSESEQPNYETVELQNQHNVLLEELESGSSELSSLDSELELLNLAAGMLLLDEKQPGGLYQQVAVKRCNIMDLKKQWDDVRLTLEAKKLCLLDQLHVEEEPEAKDKFHKLKTTELDLQSLSSEIQKREEERCKLQTELERQPKAAPRKSYIHGIKEITKNSRKLDSDIQRISGETRELQLESNSIRERLHRSYAVVDEMVTRELKKDPAMRQVYKLVTSIHGIFEQISEKILMTDRLRREAVDYEKKLGSITSRGMSLEKLQADLDAIRQENQSLEKQLN, encoded by the exons ATGGAGGAGGAATGTGGAGGAGATATAGTGATGTCGACGTTGATGGAATCTGGGGTTTCGATCCCTGGAGATTTCTCCTCTGTGTCTCAGTTTACATCGGAGGCTCTGACGTCGATCTGCGCTCAGCTGCTTAATCTGATCGACCCATCGGCGGCGGCGGCGAGTGAGATGAAACCAGTAGTAGTAGTAGATTCTCTTCCGGAAAGGTATATGATGATATGCACCGATATAGCCCACTCCGTGAAGAACCTTGGCTACATGGGCGACATTAGTTATCATAAG TTTCTTCATCCCTCTCAAGATGACTCCTTTAGGTTGCTTACTTTCTTACTTGAGAGGCTTTCCAATAAAAAGCAGCAAGGTCTCGAAgcttctcctcttcctcctgGTGGTGATATAGCTAGCATGCCAAAGGTGGACGACACTTTCAGAGATACTTCAGATGAGACTTTTGATATGCATTTACACAAGGTTGAAGCTGTCCTGAAAGATCTTACCATGACTAGCGAAATCCCTCAGCCACCCAACTCTCATGCTCAAAATGCTTCAGCAGATGGTTCTACCGCTGCTGAATTCTTCTCACTGAGACAGTCATCTGGATATGAACAACCTTCTTCTGTAGACCCGTCTGAGTCAGAG CAGCCAAATTATGAGACTGTTGAGTTACAGAACCAACATAATGTGCTCTTGGAGGAACTTGAATCTGGATCTTCAGAGCTAAGCAGTCTTGACAGTGAGTTGGAGTTGTTGAATTTGGCTGCGGGGATGCTGTTATTGGATGAAAAACAGCCTGGTGGGTTATATCAACAAGTAGCGGTCAAAAGGTGCAATATCATGGATCTGAAAAAACAATG GGACGATGTAAGGCTGACTTTGGAAGCTAAAAAGCTATGTCTTTTGGACCAACTTCATGTGGAGGAGGAGCCAGAGGCTAAAGACAAGTTCCATAAGTTGAAAACGACTGAACTTGATTTACAGTCTCTCTCATCAGAAATTCAAAAGAG GGAAGAGGAACGATGTAAACTACAAACTGAACTTGAGAGGCAGCCAAAAGCAGCGCCACGGAAGTCTTATATCCATGGGATTAAAGAAATAACGAAAAACAGCCGCAAACTGGATAGTGACATTCAGAGGATTTCAGGGGAGACTAGGGAGCTACAATTAGAGAGTAACTCCATCCGAGAACGTTTGCACCGATCATATGCTGTTGTGGATGAGATGGTTACAAG GGAGCTGAAGAAGGATCCAGCCATGCGACAGGTCTACAAGCTAGTGACGAGTATCCACGGTATTTTTGAGCAAATCTCTGAAAAGATCCTCATGACTGATCGGTTAAGAAGAGAAGCAGTTGACTATGAGAAGAAGCTGGGTTCCATCACAAGCCGGGGCATGAGTCTGGAGAAATTACAAGCCGACCTCGATGCCATCAGGCAAGAGAACCAAAGTCTTGAGAAACAACTGAATTAA